The following coding sequences are from one Triticum dicoccoides isolate Atlit2015 ecotype Zavitan chromosome 4A, WEW_v2.0, whole genome shotgun sequence window:
- the LOC119284788 gene encoding putative polyol transporter 1, which yields MSSTDADAVPVAVAPAKRPPINKYAFACALLASMNSVLLGYDISVMSGAQLFMKEDLKITDTQIEILAGIISIYSLLGSLMAGLTSDWLGRRYTMVLAAAIFFTGALLMGLAPNYAFLMAGRFVAGIGVGYALMIAPVYTAEVAPTSSRGFLTTFPEVFNNFGILLGYVSNFAFARLPVHLSWRAMFLVGAVPPVFLGFAVLAMPESPRWLVMRGRIEDARRVLLRTSDSPEEAEERLLDIKKVVGIPADATDADDVVAIVRANEAARGQGVWRELLINPSRPVRRMLVAGLGLMFIQQATGVDCVVMYSPRVFEKAGMKNRTNSLGASMAVGACKTFFIPIATLLLDRVGRRPLLLASGGGMAIFLFTLATSLLMLDRRPESEAKALGAVSIVAMLSFVASFASGLGPVAWVYCSEIYPLRLRAQAAAIGTGLNRLMGGATTMSFLSLSEAITIAGSFYLYACVAAAGWVFMYFFLPETMGQSLEDTGKLFGKDMDDGDTDDGAVVHHERKRSTELITQQ from the exons ATGAGCAGCACGGACGCGGACGCCGTGCCGGTGGCCGTGGCGCCGGCGAAGCGCCCTCCCATCAACAAGTACGCCTTCGCCTGCGCCCTCCTCGCCTCCATGAACTCCGTCCTCCTCGGATACG ACATCTCGGTGATGAGCGGCGCGCAGCTGTTCATGAAGGAGGACCTGAAGATCACGGACACGCAGATCGAGATCCTGGCCGGCATCATCAGCATCTACTCGCTGCTGGGGTCGCTCATGGCGGGGCTGACCTCCGACTGGCTGGGCCGGCGCTACACCATGGTACTGGCGGCCGCCATCTTCTTCACGGGCGCCCTCCTCATGGGCCTCGCCCCCAACTACGCCTTCCTCATGGCCggccgcttcgtcgccggcatcggcgTCGGCTACGCGCTCATGATCGCCCCCGTCTACACCGCCGAGGTGGCCCCCACCTCCTCCCGCGGCTTCCTCACCACCTTCCCGGAGGTCTTCAACAACTTCGGCATCCTCCTCGGCTACGTCTCCAACTTCGCCTTCGCGCGCCTCCCCGTGCACCTCAGCTGGCGCGCCATGTTCCTCGTCGGCGCCGTGCCGCCCGTCTTCCTCGGCTTCGCCGTCCTCGCCATGCCGGAGTCCCCCCGGTGGCTCGTCATGCGGGGCCGGATCGAGGACGCGCGGCGTGTCCTCCTGAGGACCTCCGATTCACCCGAGGAGGCCGAGGAACGGCTCCTCGACATCAAGAAGGTCGTCGGCATCCCCGCGGACGCGACGGACGCCGATGACGTCGTCGCCATCGTGCGCGCGAACGAGGCCGCACGCGGGCAGGGAGTGTGGAGGGAGCTGCTGATCAACCCGAGCCGGCCCGTGCGCCGCATGCTCGTCGCCGGcctcgggctcatgttcatccagcaggCCACGGGCGTGGACTGCGTGGTGATGTACAGCCCGCGGGTGTTCGAGAAGGCCGGGATGAAGAACAGGACCAACTCGCTGGGGGCGTCCATGGCGGTGGGCGCGTGCAAGACCTTCTTCATCCCGATCGCGACGCTCCTCCTCGACCGGGTCGGCAGGAGGCCGCTGCTGCTAGCCAGCGGCGGCGGGATGGCCATCTTCCTGTTCACGCTCGCCACGTCCCTGCTCATGCTCGACCGGCGGCCGGAGTCGGAGGCGAAGGCGCTGGGCGCGGTGAGCATCGTGGCGATGCTGTCGTTCGTGGCGTCGTTCGCGTCGGGGCTGGGGCCCGTGGCGTGGGTGTACTGCTCGGAGATCTACCCGCTGCGGCTGCGCGCGCAGGCGGCCGCCATCGGCACGGGCCTGAACCGGCTCATGGGCGGGGCCACCACCATGTCCTTCCTGTCGCTCAGCGAGGCCATCACCATCGCCGGGAGCTTCTACCTGTACGCCTGCGTGGCGGCGGCCGGGTGGGTGTTCATGTACTTCTTCCTGCCGGAGACGATGGGCCAGAGCCTGGAGGACACCGGGAAGCTCTTCGGCAAGGACATGGACGACGGCGACACCGACGACGGTGCCGTCGTGCACCACGAGCGCAAGAGGTCCACCGAGCTGATCACTCAGCAGTAA